The genomic stretch ATGCAGCGGATTGTCTCTTTCTAATTTTAACTTCTAGAGagaagtaatttattttttttacttttgaaagttgCTCAAAAACaacttatgaaacaaaaaattacttcaaaaatagaaaaatgaagttgcgtaaccaaacgaagttttgcttcaaaagttactttaccaaatggatttctgctctagaagtttTACCATTTGCGTCCTAATTGATGtgtcaaaatattattacataTCGAATATGACCTGCTTAATCGCCCACTTACTTCCgacaataaataaatcaaataaaatcgCCCACTTACCTTTTGATACATAACTTAGTTTCGTAGGCTAATTTTGATAAAGATTAAAGATCAGCAttgccccccaaaaaaaaagttccaacTTCAATGACTTGATGGAAGAATTCATTAAAGTTTAGTGACCACCGATAACATTTATCCTCTGTCCGAAGCtaggatgaaaaagaaaactcacaCACTGTTTTGATCATGTTATGTGTAATTAACTCttcgaaaattcaatatttTGCATCAGCTATGTTTGACAATTTCCCTAGGAGCACTCGATAATATGACCTTGTTTCAATTAGAGCAAAGGTCAACAATGACGTGGCGCTGATGTGGACCGCTATACCAGCATTTTCCGATCAAATGGTTAACTGAGGTGAATGAATAAATTAACTTCAGAGCCTCGATTGCATTAAGAAAGTCTAAGAACAACGTCAAACGATTGAAAAAAGGTCACACTAGTCACTAGCTAATCATGCGTAACAATTAAATATTCAACTCTTGCTATGTTGAATAAGTATATCATTTTCACATTGGAAGTTGAAATATATTCGTGTTTTATTGCTTAATAaggtaagaaaagaaaagaaagtaccGGAAGATTGGAGCGATTGATTTCGGGTTGGATCGATTCCCACCCcgaaatcgaaaatcgaaaatCGGATAGGACAAGACCAGTTCCTAGCTTGTAGAACTAGGAATTGACCCTCTCCACCCTTGACCCGAAATAGCCAATCTCGATCTAGTTATCGAATTTTCCCGAGAGCCGGCGGTGatatattgaaaattattttagcaTAAGATGATATTACCAATTACAAGGAAGTTACTAGTTAAAGAAGAGATTACTATCTCTTAATGACACGTACCTTCTGTCCTTGTTGaatgaaaaaataacataaCATCAGTCGGTACCACCGGTTTGGTCCGATTGATCCAATTCCTCTCTAGAAATCGGGAAAAAGGCCCCATTGCTttcaattccaaaaaaattgaatcctGAAATGTAGTCGATTTTCACAAGAATCATctagaatctttttttttttttttgtcgagaaACCTAACTTGCATTACTGGCTATTAAAAGATCTTACATAAAGGCTCAGACAAAGGGCATCAGCACAAAGAAGCTCCCAAAGGGGTTGGGGAGGGAACGAGGTCCAAAGGGCCGAAATACAGTTAACCCTATGCATtttagcgacccaatcggctATCTGATTAGCCTCTCTATCGCAATGGACTAGAGAGAAGGCCAAAATTAGCTGGGCTTCGAGGATAAGATTTTCAACTTCCTAGTACTGTTCTAACTAATTGTTGACCGCACGCACAAGATTTTGGGAGTCAGACTCCACTGACACCATAAGGTTCTTTTCCTTCACCTCTTTTTTGCCTTCGATCGTCTAATAAAAGCCCCGCTCGAGTCTCGGAGGACACCCGCAATCACTCCGTTGGTGGTCTCGCCTCCAACCGATGCATCCACATTTAGTTTCTAGTCAGATCCCATCGGTGGGTTCCATTTGAGAGGTAAGGACGATCGATCTGGCTTAAAGCTTCGATCTTTAAGACTCCATTTTCTGTAGCTTTCCAGTATAATCTTCGCTTCATTGATTTGGTAGTCCGCGCGAGGGTTTTGACCTCTCACCGATGCATCCACGTTTATCTCAGGGATCTTTATGGGGTCTAATTGCCCACAACAACTTCAAGACAGCCTTGCGAATCATCTAGAGTCGGCCAATTCAATTCGGTTACcttttcgacccaaaaagaaaaaaagaaaaatcggtTCCTCATTTGGACCGAAAATAGTCGGGGGAGCGGGACCCAATGCACACCTCGGAGCAGTTAAAACCATATTCATTGGAAAAAGTCAGACGTTcgctctgtctgtctgtctcccTGCATCTTCCCCAAAGTTCAAAGTTTTGACTGCATCTCTGAGTCTGTGGTCAACTCTGTTGTGCCGGACACGGTCACCGACCGCCGCTGCACAAACCCAAAAGGGAATCTACTTCTCCCATCTCCAGTCCCAACCCATCCACGTCCGTCGCATGCCCATTTTCTCCGACTTCAAGTTTCCGCCCCTCCTCACCAAATACCCCATCAGGAAGAAAAAAAACGCGACCCCATTCTCAAATTCGGTCTCATCACCACCTAATCTTCGAAAACCAGGGGAGGGTTAGGGCTCGAGCTCATCGCCGTCCATGGCCGTGTCCGCCGGATTCGCCGGTCCCAGATTGGGGAATTTGATGCCGCGGGACTCGCCCGCCTGCTCGCCGTCGATGAGCTTCGCGCCTGCCCGGTCGCTGAAGAGGATGGGGCGGGAACGGCgaaatggaggaggaggagtgagGTGCGAGGTCACGACCGCGAAGGAGGACCCGAAGCTGATGGAGCTGTCGAGCGTCTCGGCTCTTGAGCAGCTCAAGGCGTCTGCTCTCGACAGTGAGTCCCCTTTGCGTTCCCGATTTCTAGGTTCTGTTGCTTCGTGAGTGATTGCTTTTTGCTTTGTTGATGGAGTACAGTTTCGATTCTTGCGCGTGGAAAGGTCGCATTCTGAATTCAGTTGCCCTACGCCGAGGCTCTTTAATCTATTAGCAATGGAAACTAGAGGGAAACTTATGAAAAGAAGATAATCGAATCGTTTCCTCATACATGATTCCGACCATTTATCACTTTCCTAGACTGGTGTGAATTTCGACCTCATCTTGGGCCCCGATTGAAATTCCGTCCTTCCGGGCGAAATTTTAATGCAGTAGACAGTAGCTAGCTACATTCCTTAGCTTGGTCCGAAGTGTTTGGAGGTTGTCGTGTCATTGTTGTGATCATCCATGTAAAGTTTCATGTGCTGCACGGATGAGATTGAGCTAGGTGCAGTGCAGACTGCAGACAATATTGGTTGCTTTGCCTTTCTATGGTTGCAAGTTCGCAGCCATAAGCATTAATTAGATGCCTAACTTTACAGTCTGAGATACTTTAGGTTCCATCTAACTAGCGTCCCTGAGCTTGATAAGATTTGATTTTGCTACCATCAGGATATACAAAGGAGAGAAGCAGTATTGTGGTTATTGGGCTTAGCGTTCACACAACACCTGTTGAAATGCGCGAGAAGCTCGCCATCCCGGAAGCAGAATGGCCCCGAGCCATTGAGGAGCTGTGTCGCTTGAATCATATAGAAGAAGCTGCTGTTCTTAGCACCTGCAACAGAACAGAGATCTATGCAGTGGCTTTATCTCAGCATCGTGGAGTCAAAGAGGTGACTGAATGGATGTCTAAGGTGCTTGCACATTCCCGTATCTCCTTTCTTGCATACATGCCCATTAGGGACTCCAAGTATGATAATTCTCTTATGGAAGAAAGATGAGGGATAAGCTCCTGTCACAGTTATATGAGACCCCGAAGATGGGTGCTACATAGACAGTCGTCAAAacactaataatttttttctctttgatctTGTTTGGTGAGTTGATCTAGATGTTTTCTGGATCTTCTTTTACTGGCTATAATACTCTCCACAAAATAAGGTTCTCTTCGATGTGGCTAGATTGACTGttacttttcactttttgcttaATCTCAATCTTGCGGCAAATACACTtcgatatttttttctttaaattgaaACAGCTGAAACTTTCGTGGCAGATTAATGTTAACTTGGATATTTACAGATACTATCTCCGTAAATTCTTAAAATTCGGATAACATTTCAAACTTTGTTGGGAAAACAAGaaagtattttttcttttgctaaacAAAAACGCTTACCATTATATGTTCTCTTACACAGTACTAGTAGGCATTATGAGGATCACTTTCTTGTTTACAGTTTCAAACTTGCCATGATTTAATAGAGTGTGTACCTCATCATTTTAATTTGAAGTTCTTATTGCCTTTTCTCATCTGGCAGACGAGTGGAATCCCTGTTTCAGTGCTTTGTCAACACCGGTTTTTGCTGTACAACAATGATGCTGCTCAACATCTTTTTGAAGTCTCATCGGGTCTTGATTCCCTTGTCCTTGGAGAAGGTCAGATTCTAGCTCAGGTTAAACAAGTCGTGAAAGTTGGACAAGGAGTTGTTGGATTTGGAAGGAGCATCAGTGGACTTTTTAAGCATGCCATCTCTGTTGGGAAGCGGGTTAGAACCGAAACAAACATTGCTTCTGGTGCAGTTTCCATTAGTTCTGCTGCTGTTGAACTTGCATTGATGAAGATTCCTGAATCATCGCATGCTACTGCTAGAATGTTAGTCATAGGTGCAGGCAAGATGGGGAAACTTGTGATTAAGCACTTGGTGGCAAAAGGGTGCACAAAAATGGTCGTCGTAAATAGAAGTGAGGAGAGAGTTGCAGCGATTGGTGAGGAGCTAAGAGGTGTTGAAATAACCTACAAACCCCTAACTGAGATGCTATCTTGTGCTGCTGAGGCAGATGTGATTTTTACAAGCACAGCTTCAGAGGCTCCTTTATTTTTGAAAGAGCATGTTCAAAATCTTCCGCCTGTGGGTCAAGAAGTTGGAGGTTTGAGGCTGTTCATCGATATTTCTGTGCCTAGAAATGTGAGCCCGTGTGCGGTCGATGCTAGAGGAGCAAAAGTATACAATGTCGATGATCTAACAGAAGTTGTTGCTGCCAACAAGGAGGATCGGCTCCATAAAGCCATGGAAGCTCAGACAATAATTGCTGAAGAAACGAAGCAATTTGAAGCTTGGAGGGATTCGTTAGAGACCGTACCTACCATCAAGAAATTGAGAGCTTATGCCGAGAGAATCAGAATCGCGGAGCTCGAGAAGTGCTTGTCTAAGTTGGGCGATGATTTAcccaagaaaacaaagagagcCGTGGATGACCTTAGCCGTAGTATAGTTAACAAGCTCCTTCATGGACCAATGCAACACTTGAGATGCGATGGGGATGATGGCCGTACGTTGAGTGAGACCCTCGAGAACATGCATGCTCTCAACAGAATTTTCAGCCTCGACACCGATGTACAATTAATGGAACAGAAGATCAAAGCCAAAATCGAACAAAGCCAGAAGTAAGCTCTCATTCGAAGATTCTTTCAAATATCCTTTTCGCAGCCTTGGGAGTTAAATTGGAGGAGATTCTTTATGCATCAGCAATGGATTTTTTCGCCATTGTTCGGATGTCGATTACGAATGTACGAATGTGGGAGTTCttctcaaatcattttttgattGTATTGGTTCAGAACACACATGATGTGCAGACCTCAATTCTTTCGCATGATTATGGCGCCGGTTTTGGCTTTGTCGGATGAGCTTAACAAATTGTAAGCTTAGCTTCAGTCAATTGTATCAAACAATTGTCCCGTCCACCTCTCTCAGGGAAATTCTGTTTGTTGTACCTGTGTGTTATCTTTGGTCAATGCATCAAGCAATTGTGACTTAGTCCCTATATTGGTTCCCACACCCTTTGCACCACTTGTCGGGTCTGCTATACTGCCGAGACGTGTAAACACGAACCGATCGGAGTTGATGGGTCGATTTCTTGATCTTCAGACTTCAGATTGTGTCTTTCCTGCTTGCAGTCATTTGAATGGGGGAGGAGAAAAGGGATGAAACTGTTTCTCCAAAACTCACCACAAGACCAAGtccctctctttccctccaGAGAACAAGCCCAAAGGCTAAAGCCCAAAACCCAAGCCCACTCAATCAAACCCAAATCAAATCTTCAGCCCTTTTCTCGTCttgttttacctttttttcaCCTATTTTctaatgccttttttttttttcaaaatatctaagaaaaagaaaccaaaagaaaaagggaaaaaaaaatcatctactGCCTAAAATCTAGCATTCTCAAAGCCATGCAAGTCGCTGACCCTCCTCAACGACTTCCTCATGTCAGCCAACTTGGCCAGCTCCTCAGCCGCTCTCCAAGCCGATGTCGGCGTCAGCGGCTCCCCGTTCTCATCCACCAACCCCATCATCACCACCTCCCCCCTCCGATCAGGCCCTCTCCGCCGTTGGACCGTCCTCTGCCGCTCCGCCCGATCCTGCCTCCTCCAACGTACCTCCGCCAGCTCAGCATCCAGCGCCCTCACGTGCTCATCAGCCGATGACGCACCGCTTCGCGCTATCAGGGCTCGAGCTGAAGCCAGCAACTGATGCGCGGTGCTATACTCCTCGCGCTTGATTAATCTCCGAGACTC from Rhodamnia argentea isolate NSW1041297 chromosome 2, ASM2092103v1, whole genome shotgun sequence encodes the following:
- the LOC115739461 gene encoding glutamyl-tRNA reductase 1, chloroplastic-like; amino-acid sequence: MAVSAGFAGPRLGNLMPRDSPACSPSMSFAPARSLKRMGRERRNGGGGVRCEVTTAKEDPKLMELSSVSALEQLKASALDRYTKERSSIVVIGLSVHTTPVEMREKLAIPEAEWPRAIEELCRLNHIEEAAVLSTCNRTEIYAVALSQHRGVKEVTEWMSKTSGIPVSVLCQHRFLLYNNDAAQHLFEVSSGLDSLVLGEGQILAQVKQVVKVGQGVVGFGRSISGLFKHAISVGKRVRTETNIASGAVSISSAAVELALMKIPESSHATARMLVIGAGKMGKLVIKHLVAKGCTKMVVVNRSEERVAAIGEELRGVEITYKPLTEMLSCAAEADVIFTSTASEAPLFLKEHVQNLPPVGQEVGGLRLFIDISVPRNVSPCAVDARGAKVYNVDDLTEVVAANKEDRLHKAMEAQTIIAEETKQFEAWRDSLETVPTIKKLRAYAERIRIAELEKCLSKLGDDLPKKTKRAVDDLSRSIVNKLLHGPMQHLRCDGDDGRTLSETLENMHALNRIFSLDTDVQLMEQKIKAKIEQSQK